The following are encoded in a window of Halosolutus halophilus genomic DNA:
- a CDS encoding FAD-binding and (Fe-S)-binding domain-containing protein: MATNDDSPTDASDPAADPRAEYDYVGGDVDRPELVSALRNRIDGEVRFDDYNRRLYATDASAYEATPVGVVFPASTGDVAAVVDYCADEGVPVLPRGGGTSLAGQAVNEAVVLDLTTHMGDVLAVAPDERLATVQAGTVLADLNDDLESHGLKFAPDPAAGNRSTIGGAIGNNSTGAHSLQYGKTDAYVEAVEGVLADGSVERFGEVTVAELRERADPDGDLLGRIHEALRRVVDEEADAVRDVFPQLKRNVSGYNLDRLVAEAYGEPDAFDENTDGAAAIDGDPDPDATVNLARVFAGSEGTLGVVTEATVSLEPIPETTGVVLLTYGDLLEAMADVDTIVRNHDPAAIEAIDDVLLDLARDTEEFADVAATLPAGTETALLVEFYADSEADARATVSELLADRLPDPQAPTPNGGPGAAGTETDTADDPVRAFDAIEAYEPDARADLWKLRKSAAPILLSRTSDAKHISFIEDTAVPTENLADYVADFQEVLEERDTFASFYAHAGPGCMHMRPLVDTKSPAGLNQFEAISDAVTDLVVEYGGSVSGEHGDGRARTQWNRKLYGDDVWSLFRDLKTAFDPDWLYNPGNVCGDHKMDERLRFSPDYEFDAGFEPALEWNTDNGMQGMVELCHGCAGCRGSQETTGGVMCPTYRAAEEEGLSTRGRANMLRGAMNGELDAEATDPEFLAEVMDLCIGCKGCARDCPSEVDVAKLKAEVEHANHRENGASLRDRLFADVDRLNAIGSALAPLSNWAASLPGAGTIAEKTVGIARERDLPSFADESFEDWFDARGGSRIPLEEASRKVLLFPDTYTNYNYPRAGKAAVQVLETAGVHVAIPDGVTSTGRPAHSKGFLDVSRERARTNVEALAPRVADGWEIVLVEPSDAVMVQSDYLDLLTGRDAERVAASTYGVMEFLDRFELASGLPTAASEEPAERLTYHGHCHQKATKKDGHAATVLETVGYEVDALDSGCCGMAGSFGYEAEHYSLSRAIGRILFEQVDESDGETVVAPGASCRTQLSAHDGCGEPPHPIEKVAATLSA; the protein is encoded by the coding sequence ATGGCGACGAACGACGATTCTCCGACCGACGCCAGCGATCCGGCGGCGGACCCGCGAGCCGAGTACGACTACGTCGGTGGCGACGTCGACCGCCCGGAACTCGTGTCGGCGCTGCGAAACCGCATCGACGGCGAGGTCCGCTTCGACGACTACAACAGACGACTCTACGCGACCGACGCGAGCGCCTACGAGGCGACGCCCGTCGGCGTCGTCTTTCCGGCGTCGACCGGCGACGTCGCCGCCGTCGTCGACTACTGTGCCGACGAGGGGGTTCCGGTCCTTCCGCGGGGCGGCGGCACCAGCCTCGCCGGCCAGGCGGTCAACGAGGCCGTCGTCCTCGATCTCACGACGCACATGGGCGACGTGCTCGCAGTCGCGCCCGACGAACGACTGGCGACCGTACAGGCGGGGACGGTCCTCGCGGACCTGAACGACGACCTCGAATCACACGGCCTGAAATTCGCGCCCGATCCCGCCGCGGGGAATCGGAGCACGATCGGCGGCGCGATCGGCAACAACTCCACCGGGGCGCACTCGCTGCAGTACGGCAAGACGGACGCCTACGTGGAGGCCGTGGAGGGCGTCCTCGCCGACGGCTCCGTCGAACGGTTCGGTGAGGTGACGGTCGCCGAACTCCGCGAGCGCGCCGACCCGGACGGCGACCTGCTCGGGCGAATTCACGAGGCGCTCCGCCGCGTCGTCGACGAGGAAGCCGACGCCGTTCGCGACGTCTTCCCGCAACTCAAACGGAACGTCTCCGGCTACAACCTCGATCGACTGGTCGCGGAGGCCTACGGCGAGCCGGACGCATTCGACGAGAACACCGACGGCGCGGCCGCGATCGACGGCGATCCCGATCCCGACGCGACCGTCAACCTCGCCCGCGTCTTCGCCGGCAGCGAGGGGACCCTCGGCGTCGTCACGGAAGCGACGGTCTCGCTCGAGCCGATTCCCGAGACGACGGGCGTCGTCCTGTTGACCTACGGGGACCTGCTCGAGGCGATGGCCGACGTCGATACGATCGTCCGCAACCACGACCCCGCAGCGATCGAGGCGATCGACGACGTGTTGCTCGACCTCGCCCGCGACACCGAGGAGTTCGCCGACGTGGCTGCGACCCTCCCCGCGGGAACCGAGACGGCGCTGCTCGTCGAGTTCTACGCCGACAGCGAGGCCGACGCTCGGGCGACGGTCTCCGAACTGCTCGCCGATCGGCTCCCCGACCCGCAGGCTCCGACACCGAACGGCGGGCCCGGTGCGGCCGGCACCGAAACCGATACCGCGGACGACCCCGTCCGCGCGTTCGACGCCATCGAAGCCTACGAACCCGACGCCCGCGCCGACCTCTGGAAGCTCCGCAAGAGCGCGGCACCGATCCTCCTTTCGAGGACGTCGGACGCCAAGCACATCTCCTTCATCGAGGATACCGCCGTCCCGACCGAGAACCTCGCGGACTACGTCGCCGACTTTCAGGAGGTACTCGAGGAACGGGACACGTTCGCGAGCTTCTACGCCCACGCCGGTCCCGGTTGCATGCACATGCGGCCGCTGGTCGACACCAAGAGCCCGGCCGGCCTGAACCAGTTCGAGGCGATCTCGGACGCCGTCACCGATCTCGTCGTCGAGTACGGCGGGTCGGTCTCGGGCGAACACGGCGACGGTCGCGCCCGGACCCAGTGGAACCGGAAACTCTACGGCGACGACGTCTGGTCGCTCTTCCGCGACCTGAAGACGGCGTTCGATCCCGATTGGCTGTACAACCCCGGAAACGTCTGCGGCGACCACAAAATGGACGAACGGCTCCGCTTTTCGCCGGACTACGAGTTCGACGCCGGCTTCGAGCCCGCTCTCGAGTGGAACACCGACAACGGCATGCAGGGCATGGTCGAACTCTGTCACGGCTGTGCCGGGTGTCGCGGGTCCCAGGAGACGACCGGCGGCGTGATGTGCCCGACCTACCGCGCGGCAGAGGAAGAGGGGCTGAGCACTCGCGGGCGCGCGAACATGCTCCGAGGCGCGATGAACGGCGAACTCGACGCCGAGGCCACCGATCCGGAGTTCCTGGCCGAAGTGATGGATCTCTGTATCGGCTGCAAGGGCTGTGCGCGGGACTGCCCGAGCGAGGTCGACGTGGCGAAACTCAAGGCCGAGGTCGAACACGCGAACCACCGGGAAAACGGCGCGAGCCTCCGCGATCGGCTCTTCGCCGACGTCGATCGGCTGAACGCGATCGGCTCCGCGCTCGCGCCGCTCTCGAACTGGGCCGCGTCGCTCCCCGGTGCCGGGACGATCGCCGAGAAGACCGTCGGCATCGCACGCGAACGCGACCTCCCGTCGTTCGCCGACGAGAGCTTCGAGGACTGGTTCGACGCGCGCGGCGGTTCCCGGATTCCGCTCGAGGAGGCCTCCCGGAAGGTCCTCCTCTTCCCCGATACGTACACTAACTACAACTACCCGCGGGCGGGGAAGGCGGCCGTTCAGGTACTCGAGACCGCAGGTGTCCACGTCGCGATTCCCGACGGGGTGACCTCGACCGGCCGTCCGGCGCACTCGAAGGGCTTTCTCGACGTTTCACGGGAGCGCGCCCGAACCAACGTCGAGGCGCTGGCACCCCGTGTCGCGGACGGCTGGGAAATCGTTCTGGTCGAACCCTCCGACGCGGTGATGGTCCAGTCGGATTACCTGGACCTCCTCACCGGCCGCGACGCGGAGCGAGTCGCAGCGAGTACCTACGGCGTCATGGAGTTCCTCGATCGGTTCGAACTGGCGTCCGGGCTGCCCACCGCAGCCAGCGAAGAACCGGCGGAGCGACTGACCTATCACGGCCACTGCCACCAGAAGGCGACGAAGAAGGACGGGCACGCGGCCACCGTCCTCGAGACGGTCGGTTACGAGGTCGACGCGCTCGATTCGGGCTGTTGTGGGATGGCCGGTTCCTTCGGCTACGAGGCCGAACACTACTCGCTGAGCCGAGCGATCGGTCGGATCCTGTTCGAGCAGGTCGACGAGAGCGACGGCGAGACGGTCGTCGCGCCCGGCGCGTCCTGTCGAACGCAACTCTCGGCCCACGACGGCTGTGGGGAGCCGCCGCATCCGATCGAGAAAGTCGCTGCAACGCTTTCGGCGTGA
- a CDS encoding M24 family metallopeptidase: MSQDIFDEREYERRLTRTKERLREERLDAIVVADPANMNYLAGYDGWSFYVHQAVVVTPDRDEPVWVGREMDANGARATTWLSEESIRSYSDDHVQSPYDLHPMDYVAGVLEELDVADGRIGLEMDASYFTAKSYTRLQENLPEAEFEDTTLLVNWVRITKSEQELEYMREAARISENAMQAGLDVIEEGVPEYEAAAAIYDQLITGTEEYGGDYPSIVPLMPSGDHTGTPHLTWTDRPFRDGDPVIIELSGCRHRYHSPLARTTFVGDPPEEIEHTAEVVVEGLEAALDVAEPGVTCEAVEKAWRETIAQYDIEKEDRIGYSMGLGYPPDWGEHTASLRPGDETVLEEDMTFHMIPGIWTDDFGVEISETFHVTGSGAETLAEFPRELFTT; the protein is encoded by the coding sequence ATGTCTCAGGATATTTTCGACGAGCGAGAGTACGAACGACGGCTGACCCGGACGAAAGAACGGCTCCGCGAGGAGCGCCTCGACGCGATCGTCGTCGCCGATCCGGCGAACATGAACTACCTCGCGGGGTACGACGGCTGGTCGTTCTACGTCCACCAGGCGGTCGTCGTCACCCCGGACCGCGACGAACCGGTCTGGGTCGGCCGCGAGATGGACGCGAACGGCGCTCGGGCGACCACCTGGCTCTCGGAGGAGAGCATCCGCTCCTACAGCGACGACCACGTCCAGTCGCCGTACGACCTCCATCCGATGGACTACGTCGCCGGCGTCCTCGAGGAACTCGACGTCGCGGACGGCCGGATCGGTCTCGAGATGGACGCCTCCTACTTCACGGCGAAATCCTACACGCGCCTGCAGGAGAACCTCCCCGAGGCCGAGTTCGAGGATACCACCTTGCTGGTCAACTGGGTTCGCATCACGAAGTCCGAACAGGAACTCGAGTACATGCGCGAGGCCGCCCGCATCTCGGAGAACGCGATGCAGGCGGGGCTCGACGTCATCGAGGAAGGGGTTCCGGAGTACGAAGCCGCGGCCGCGATTTACGACCAATTGATCACCGGCACCGAGGAGTACGGCGGCGACTACCCGTCCATCGTCCCGCTGATGCCCTCCGGCGATCACACCGGCACGCCGCACCTGACTTGGACCGATCGGCCGTTTCGGGACGGCGATCCGGTCATCATCGAACTCTCCGGCTGTCGGCACCGATACCACTCACCGCTCGCGCGCACGACCTTCGTCGGCGATCCGCCCGAGGAAATCGAACACACCGCGGAGGTCGTCGTCGAAGGACTCGAGGCAGCCCTCGACGTGGCAGAACCGGGCGTCACCTGCGAAGCCGTCGAGAAAGCCTGGCGGGAGACCATCGCCCAGTACGACATCGAGAAGGAGGATCGAATCGGCTACTCGATGGGACTGGGCTACCCGCCGGACTGGGGCGAACACACCGCGAGCCTGCGGCCGGGCGACGAGACGGTCCTCGAGGAGGACATGACCTTCCACATGATCCCCGGCATCTGGACCGACGACTTCGGCGTCGAGATCAGCGAGACGTTCCACGTCACCGGCAGCGGTGCCGAGACGCTCGCCGAGTTCCCGCGGGAACTGTTCACCACGTAG
- the pyrE gene encoding orotate phosphoribosyltransferase, translated as MTTQDLIDALRESEAVQFGEFELAHGGTSEYYVDKYLFETDPRCLEAIAEAFADRLADDDKLGGVALGGVPLAAATSVAAGVPYVIARKQRKEYGTANQIEGRLEEGETVVVVEDIVTTGTSLVDAVEALRDAGATVDRALVVVDRQEGGRENVADAGVEMEALVTAEELLADRD; from the coding sequence ATGACGACCCAGGATCTCATCGACGCCCTGCGCGAGTCGGAGGCCGTGCAGTTCGGCGAGTTCGAACTCGCCCACGGCGGCACGAGCGAGTACTACGTCGACAAGTACCTCTTCGAGACCGACCCGCGCTGTCTCGAGGCCATCGCCGAGGCCTTCGCCGATCGACTCGCGGACGACGACAAACTCGGCGGCGTGGCGCTCGGCGGGGTCCCGCTGGCGGCCGCGACCAGCGTCGCCGCGGGCGTCCCCTACGTCATCGCCCGCAAACAGCGCAAGGAGTACGGCACCGCGAACCAGATCGAGGGCCGCTTGGAAGAGGGCGAGACGGTCGTCGTCGTCGAGGACATCGTCACGACGGGAACGAGTCTCGTCGACGCCGTCGAGGCGCTGCGCGACGCCGGCGCGACCGTCGATCGGGCGCTGGTCGTCGTCGATCGGCAGGAAGGCGGCCGCGAGAACGTCGCGGACGCGGGCGTCGAGATGGAGGCGCTCGTGACGGCCGAGGAACTGCTGGCCGATCGGGACTGA
- a CDS encoding NUDIX domain-containing protein, producing MSHEISSDVPRERQTVRLSRSRLASLRAWAIEGSGLTAAARVIDPDGRIALVENGWSDGWILPGGGVEPDEDPIDAARREVREETGLRATIGSPLVVVDQTYVSRRDGGEQFSGQYVVYSARAEGTIPDADRLGVTDDEIAAARWFETLPENLHDRALLEPYL from the coding sequence ATGAGCCACGAAATCTCGTCAGACGTTCCTCGAGAACGGCAGACCGTTCGACTGTCACGATCGAGACTGGCGTCCCTTCGAGCGTGGGCGATCGAGGGATCCGGACTGACGGCCGCGGCGCGAGTGATCGATCCCGACGGGCGGATCGCACTCGTCGAAAACGGCTGGTCCGACGGCTGGATCCTGCCCGGGGGCGGCGTCGAACCCGACGAGGACCCGATCGACGCTGCCCGGCGCGAGGTCCGCGAAGAAACGGGGCTGCGTGCGACGATCGGATCGCCGCTCGTCGTCGTCGATCAGACGTACGTCTCGAGACGCGACGGCGGAGAGCAGTTTTCGGGCCAGTACGTCGTCTATTCGGCCCGCGCCGAGGGGACGATCCCCGACGCCGATCGATTGGGTGTCACCGACGACGAAATCGCGGCAGCGCGCTGGTTCGAAACGCTTCCCGAGAACCTCCACGACCGGGCCCTGCTCGAACCGTACCTCTGA
- a CDS encoding class II aldolase/adducin family protein: MILKSERRLVVEYASDLATLTPGRTGNLSVRDGTDGDAFTITPTGVPYASFDDADVPVVGVDGEQRDGRMAPSSEVPMHAAIYRREDVGAIVHTHSPWSTTMAVAHEPLPPIHYMIVAVGKRVPVAEYAPYGTDELAENIVAAMEAADATASFIENHGLVVTAPDIEAALENTAHVESLARLYLEARSAGLEPETLSDEQLETVIEKFESYGQ, translated from the coding sequence GTGATCCTCAAGTCCGAACGACGACTCGTCGTCGAGTACGCTTCGGATCTCGCGACGCTGACGCCCGGTCGAACGGGCAATCTCAGCGTTCGCGACGGGACCGACGGCGACGCCTTCACGATCACACCGACGGGCGTCCCCTACGCCAGTTTCGACGACGCGGACGTCCCCGTCGTCGGCGTCGACGGCGAACAGCGCGACGGCCGGATGGCACCCAGCAGCGAGGTGCCGATGCACGCCGCCATCTACCGGCGCGAAGACGTCGGCGCGATCGTCCACACCCACTCGCCGTGGTCGACGACGATGGCGGTTGCTCACGAACCGCTGCCGCCGATCCACTACATGATCGTCGCCGTGGGCAAGCGCGTCCCCGTCGCCGAGTACGCGCCCTACGGGACCGACGAACTCGCGGAGAACATCGTGGCGGCGATGGAGGCGGCCGACGCGACGGCGTCGTTCATCGAGAACCACGGCCTGGTCGTCACTGCCCCCGATATCGAGGCCGCCCTCGAGAACACGGCCCACGTCGAGAGTCTCGCTCGGCTCTATCTCGAGGCGCGATCGGCCGGTCTGGAGCCTGAGACGCTCTCGGACGAGCAACTCGAGACGGTGATCGAGAAGTTCGAATCCTACGGGCAGTGA
- a CDS encoding HAD family hydrolase, with the protein MTANAVLFDFDDTFYPYPPCNRAGKDAARETALELGYEFDTESFEAFYQTGRRNVKREVPGTAASHERYLYFKAAIEEHTGTAKPDDALALGNAYWNAYFEAMELFPGVEDTLAALREAGIDVAIVTNLTTRIQLEKLDRLGLGPDIDLLLTSEETGREKPGAVMFTLPLVRLDRRASETVMVGDDVAADVVGANAVGLETVLFNADPDDPLEGQREPDHRIDAFAELTEVVL; encoded by the coding sequence ATGACTGCGAACGCCGTGTTGTTCGACTTCGACGACACGTTCTACCCGTACCCGCCGTGTAATCGCGCAGGGAAGGACGCCGCCCGGGAAACCGCCCTGGAACTGGGCTACGAGTTCGACACCGAGTCGTTCGAGGCCTTCTACCAGACAGGTCGTCGGAACGTGAAACGAGAGGTCCCCGGGACGGCCGCCTCCCACGAGCGGTACCTCTACTTCAAAGCCGCCATCGAGGAACACACGGGGACGGCGAAGCCGGACGACGCGCTGGCCCTCGGGAACGCCTACTGGAACGCCTACTTCGAGGCGATGGAGCTCTTTCCGGGCGTCGAGGACACGCTCGCCGCTCTCCGGGAGGCGGGGATCGACGTCGCCATCGTGACCAACCTCACGACGCGGATTCAACTCGAGAAACTCGATCGACTGGGTCTCGGGCCCGACATCGATCTCTTGCTCACGTCCGAGGAGACCGGCCGGGAGAAACCGGGGGCGGTCATGTTCACGCTCCCGCTGGTACGACTCGATCGCCGAGCGTCGGAGACGGTGATGGTCGGCGACGACGTCGCGGCCGACGTCGTGGGAGCAAACGCCGTCGGTCTCGAGACGGTGCTGTTCAACGCCGACCCCGACGACCCCCTCGAGGGCCAGCGGGAACCCGACCACAGGATAGATGCGTTCGCGGAGCTAACGGAGGTGGTACTGTGA
- a CDS encoding NERD domain-containing protein: MKFISSEYDPATAGVDAELTVWGRLKRCFTPEDDGICYYRYPIVDQQNDELDREADFVLLHRRYGLVVIECKGYRIDHIESIAGARWSLRGTRQDHAAPYSQARDHGFRLRSPMMREPTLVDERGNCHITMTPLVALPNVSRREWEERGFDDLPSAPRVILQDDLTSASLREVFESLPGETELTSEQYADARAVLGGGQAISGDRGPVLADGTTKAGLYETVQKGLERFDDRQEEIGIQIPDGPQQIRGIAGSGKTALIARKAAAMHARHPDWRIALTFNTRSLYQTVRESVRRFYTGLGGDDPDWDRLEILHGWGGKSEHGMYYKVAQDAGVSPRTVGTAKDEFGDLGPGDLFDACCRELVEDAPIQERYDAILIDEAQDFEPAFYEMCYRALTPPKRLIWAYDEAQNLTSLSAPSPKHIFGVDDDGEPTVDLSGSYPGGIQKSQVMRKSYRTPRSVLMLAHVFGMGLTSERGAVQAITTQEGWEDIGYEVLDGDFRRTGEPVSIRRPAAHSPHPLSDVPEAKPFVDFEAYENETAELNAVADAIAADVHEHGLEPENVLAIPLGSPFDTRSTGEKLANRLRNRGLETNLVWEGNKSVFREPGAVTISGVNRAKGNEAAAVYLTSLDYLDDPYWHDTRVKPRNEAFVGITRTRAWCRVTGSGSHHELFREIDRLVDAVTDDDPVVTFPAPDPTALENEMGDDETIATTIDQF; encoded by the coding sequence GTGAAATTCATCTCATCTGAATACGACCCGGCTACGGCCGGCGTCGACGCCGAGTTGACCGTCTGGGGGCGGCTCAAGCGGTGTTTCACGCCAGAGGACGACGGCATCTGTTACTACCGATATCCGATCGTCGACCAGCAAAACGACGAGTTAGACCGGGAGGCGGACTTCGTCCTCCTGCACAGGCGCTACGGACTCGTCGTGATCGAGTGCAAGGGGTATCGGATCGACCACATCGAGTCGATAGCGGGCGCACGGTGGTCCTTGCGGGGGACGAGACAGGATCACGCGGCTCCGTACTCGCAGGCGCGTGACCACGGGTTCCGGCTCCGATCGCCGATGATGCGCGAACCGACGCTGGTCGACGAGCGCGGCAACTGCCACATCACGATGACCCCGCTCGTCGCGTTGCCGAACGTCAGCCGCAGGGAGTGGGAAGAACGGGGGTTCGACGACCTCCCGTCGGCACCGCGGGTGATCCTGCAGGACGATCTCACGAGCGCGTCGCTGCGCGAGGTCTTCGAGTCGCTGCCCGGCGAGACCGAACTGACGAGCGAACAGTACGCCGACGCGCGGGCGGTCCTCGGCGGGGGGCAGGCGATCAGCGGCGATCGGGGCCCGGTCCTGGCGGACGGGACGACGAAAGCGGGGCTCTACGAGACCGTCCAGAAGGGGCTCGAACGATTCGACGACCGACAGGAGGAAATCGGCATCCAGATCCCGGACGGCCCCCAGCAGATCCGCGGCATCGCCGGGTCCGGCAAGACCGCGCTCATCGCGCGGAAGGCCGCGGCGATGCACGCAAGACACCCCGACTGGCGGATCGCCCTCACGTTCAACACGCGGAGCCTCTATCAGACGGTTCGCGAATCCGTCCGCCGGTTCTACACCGGTCTGGGCGGCGACGACCCCGACTGGGATCGGCTCGAGATCCTCCACGGGTGGGGTGGCAAGAGCGAGCACGGAATGTACTACAAGGTCGCCCAGGACGCGGGCGTCTCTCCTCGCACCGTCGGGACTGCCAAGGACGAGTTCGGCGATCTGGGCCCGGGCGACCTGTTCGATGCCTGCTGTCGGGAACTCGTCGAGGACGCGCCGATCCAGGAACGCTACGACGCGATCCTCATCGACGAGGCCCAGGACTTCGAACCGGCGTTCTACGAGATGTGTTACCGGGCGCTGACGCCGCCGAAGCGGTTGATCTGGGCCTACGACGAGGCCCAGAATCTCACGAGCCTCTCCGCGCCGAGTCCGAAACACATCTTCGGCGTCGACGACGACGGAGAGCCGACGGTCGATCTGAGCGGCTCGTACCCCGGTGGCATCCAGAAGAGCCAGGTCATGCGCAAGTCCTACCGGACGCCACGATCGGTCCTGATGCTCGCGCACGTCTTCGGGATGGGACTCACGAGCGAGCGCGGTGCCGTGCAGGCGATTACGACACAGGAGGGGTGGGAGGACATCGGGTACGAGGTGCTCGACGGGGACTTTCGTCGGACCGGAGAGCCGGTTTCGATCCGCCGACCGGCGGCTCACTCCCCGCATCCGCTCTCCGACGTTCCGGAAGCGAAGCCGTTCGTCGATTTCGAGGCCTACGAGAACGAGACCGCCGAACTCAACGCCGTCGCGGACGCGATCGCCGCGGACGTCCACGAGCACGGGCTCGAACCCGAGAACGTGCTGGCGATTCCGCTCGGGTCGCCGTTCGACACGCGTTCGACCGGCGAGAAACTCGCGAACCGGCTCCGGAACCGCGGCCTCGAGACGAACCTCGTCTGGGAAGGAAACAAGAGCGTCTTCAGAGAACCGGGAGCCGTAACGATCTCGGGAGTCAATCGGGCGAAGGGAAACGAGGCCGCGGCCGTCTACCTGACGTCCCTCGACTATCTCGACGATCCCTACTGGCACGACACGCGAGTGAAGCCGCGAAACGAGGCGTTCGTCGGCATCACCCGGACCCGCGCCTGGTGTCGGGTCACCGGGTCCGGGTCCCACCACGAACTGTTCCGGGAGATCGATCGTCTCGTCGACGCGGTCACGGACGACGATCCGGTCGTCACGTTTCCCGCACCGGATCCGACCGCTCTCGAGAACGAGATGGGAGACGACGAGACGATCGCGACGACGATCGACCAGTTCTGA
- the thrS gene encoding threonine--tRNA ligase, whose amino-acid sequence MSESESQEQIAVVLPDGSELDVDPGAAVEDCAYEIGPGLGSDTVAGKLDGDLVAKEEPVYDGAELEIVTDQSDEYLDVMRHSAAHCLAQAVERHYDDVDLAIGPPTDEGFYYDFDNLEIDEEDLADLEDEIEEIIAADYDIEREAVSIEEAEERLADEPYKLELLSEFADENDTVTFYSQGEWEDLCAGPHVDSTGEIGVVELLEIAGAYWRGDEENPMQTRIYGTAFEDESDLEAFLERKREAEKRDHRRIGNEMDLFSIQDVTGPGLPLYHPAGKTVLSELEAFVRDLNEDAGYDYVETPHVFKTDLWHRSGHYENYQDDMFIFDVGDDEFGLKPMNCPGHAAIFQDHSWSYRDLPVRYAENGKVYRKEQRGELSGLSRVWAFTIDDGHLFIRPNQIEREVEEIMDMITDVLETFDLEYEMALATRPEKSVGSDEIWERAESQLESVLEDHGHEYELEEGDGAFYGPKIDFAFEDAIGRSWDGPTVQLDFNMPERFDLSYVGEDNEEHRPVMIHRALYGSYERFFMMLIEHYEGRFPLWLAPEQVRMLPISDDNLGYAHRIANEFDDFRVEVDDRDSTLERKIRAAHDDRVPYQIIVGDDEEEAGNISVRDRFEDQEYDVEIEAFRDHLEAERDEQRTEPDFLQD is encoded by the coding sequence ATGTCAGAATCAGAATCACAGGAGCAGATCGCGGTCGTACTGCCAGACGGATCCGAACTCGACGTCGACCCCGGCGCGGCGGTCGAGGACTGTGCCTACGAGATCGGGCCCGGCCTCGGGAGCGACACCGTCGCCGGCAAACTCGACGGCGACCTCGTCGCCAAGGAGGAACCGGTCTACGACGGGGCCGAACTCGAGATCGTCACCGATCAGTCGGACGAGTATCTCGACGTCATGCGCCACTCCGCGGCCCACTGTCTCGCCCAGGCCGTCGAGCGCCACTACGACGACGTCGATCTCGCGATCGGGCCGCCGACGGACGAGGGCTTCTACTACGACTTCGACAACCTGGAAATCGACGAGGAGGACCTCGCGGACCTCGAAGACGAGATCGAGGAGATCATCGCGGCCGACTACGACATCGAGCGCGAGGCGGTCTCGATCGAGGAGGCCGAAGAGCGACTGGCCGACGAACCGTACAAACTCGAACTGCTCTCCGAGTTCGCCGACGAGAACGATACCGTTACGTTCTACAGCCAGGGCGAGTGGGAAGACCTCTGTGCCGGCCCGCACGTCGACTCGACGGGCGAGATCGGCGTCGTCGAACTGCTCGAGATCGCCGGCGCCTACTGGCGCGGCGACGAGGAAAATCCGATGCAGACGCGGATCTACGGCACCGCCTTCGAGGACGAGAGCGATCTGGAGGCGTTCCTGGAGCGCAAACGCGAGGCCGAGAAGCGCGATCACCGCCGGATCGGCAACGAGATGGATCTGTTCTCCATTCAGGACGTGACGGGGCCGGGCCTGCCGCTCTATCACCCCGCCGGGAAGACCGTCCTCTCGGAACTCGAGGCGTTCGTCAGGGATCTGAACGAGGACGCGGGGTACGACTACGTCGAGACGCCCCACGTCTTCAAGACGGATCTCTGGCACCGATCGGGTCACTACGAGAACTACCAGGACGACATGTTCATCTTCGACGTCGGCGACGACGAGTTCGGCCTGAAGCCGATGAACTGTCCCGGCCACGCCGCCATCTTCCAGGACCACTCCTGGAGCTACCGCGACCTCCCCGTTCGGTACGCCGAGAACGGCAAAGTCTACCGGAAAGAGCAGCGCGGCGAGTTGTCGGGCCTCTCCCGGGTCTGGGCGTTTACGATCGACGACGGCCACCTGTTCATCCGCCCCAACCAGATCGAGCGCGAGGTCGAGGAGATCATGGACATGATCACGGACGTCCTCGAGACGTTCGACCTCGAGTACGAGATGGCCCTCGCGACGCGCCCCGAGAAGAGCGTCGGCAGCGACGAGATCTGGGAGCGCGCGGAGTCCCAACTCGAGAGCGTCCTGGAGGACCACGGCCACGAGTACGAACTCGAGGAGGGCGACGGCGCGTTCTACGGGCCGAAGATCGACTTCGCGTTCGAGGACGCGATCGGGCGCTCGTGGGACGGCCCGACGGTGCAACTCGACTTCAACATGCCCGAGCGGTTCGACCTCTCCTACGTGGGCGAGGACAACGAGGAGCACCGCCCCGTCATGATCCACCGCGCGCTGTACGGCAGCTACGAGCGGTTCTTCATGATGCTCATCGAGCACTACGAGGGACGGTTCCCGCTGTGGCTGGCTCCCGAACAGGTCCGCATGCTGCCGATCTCCGACGACAACCTCGGCTACGCCCATCGGATCGCAAACGAGTTCGACGACTTCCGCGTCGAGGTCGACGATCGCGACTCGACGCTCGAGCGCAAGATCCGCGCGGCCCACGACGATCGGGTCCCCTACCAGATCATCGTCGGCGACGACGAGGAAGAAGCGGGGAACATCTCGGTCCGCGATCGCTTCGAGGACCAGGAGTACGACGTCGAAATCGAGGCGTTCCGCGATCATCTCGAGGCCGAACGGGACGAGCAGCGGACGGAACCGGACTTCCTGCAGGACTGA